The sequence GTCTCTCCAGGTGTGGCGTAAAAGCTAGGTATCTCCCACTGTGCCTTCCCTGGTCTAGTTTTGTGCCTTCCCTGGTCACCCAGTTCAGCAGCCACACTCTGAAGGTGTCACCtcagtgtgccaggcacttagCTGACTTTCCTTGTGGATGCCTTTCCTTTGATGCCTCTTCCTTGTGGTCCTTTCCCCAAGGAAAAGGCATCTATAACAGGATGAAAAAGGTCTGTAACCATAGAGACCATGGACACTGGTGGAATGCCACGGAGAGTTCAGGGAGTGGTGGATGAAGTTGAAGAGGTAGttgaggtgggggaggagccTCTGTTGGTTGGGTTTTATCAAGAGGATAGTGGGAAAGTCAGGAGGGAGTTTAGCCAGAGGGAACCAGGCAGTCAGCTTTGCCAGAGAGTTCATGCTCCTAGCTGTGTAGCTGTGAAGACAGTAGACTGTGTAGGAAGGAATAAGATATTTCCCTACATATGTGCACATGAGCAAAAACATGGCACATGTGCGTGGAGGGAGGGTCTCCACTAGTTAGTTCCCTTCAGTCCTCCGCCATTTGTGCCTCTCATCTGTCCTTATACTAGGCCAGTGGTTTTCGATCTTAAATCACTTGCAAACATTTGTGATGTCAAGATTCCTCCCATGACCCTGCCAGAGAGATGTGATTGGTGAGTCTGTTTTAGGCCTGTTCAGTGTCTTTTTCCAGTCATGTCTAGGCCTCCCAGGGACTGCAAACCCATCTGCGAAGTGTTTACAAGCTCCCACGTCTGCAGCGGCCAGGTACCTAACAAATGACACTGAGGGTGGAGACGGGCACCAACTGTGGCTAATGTTTACACCACCTGATGGCAGATTAAGTAAAAACGTTGCCAGCCATAGGAAGACGGTCAACAACCCACAAGACTGCCATTTTGTGCCTCTGCCCCAGCGGGGAAGcaacctgcctcccacccccatcccccgccTGGGTCCACAGCACTCTCACCATAGACGGTGAGCGTGCAGCTGCTGCGGTCCTTGCCCAGCTCGTTCTCCACCAACACGCTGTACTCGCCGCTGTCCTTCAGCGTACAGGTTGGGATGACAATTGTGCAGACACCACTGGTAGAGTTGTACCAGAACTTGGAGTTGGCCGTGATGTTAACGTCGCCCTTGTAGAGGGTCACTGTGGGCCTCGGATTCCCAAGGAAGGCACAGGTCATGGTGCAGTCTTGACCACGCAGCACCGTGTGTGGCTTCAGCGGAGTCAGGAAGCGTGGCGCGTGGCGCCAGTCCTTCTCCTGGTATGGCTTCAGCTTGGCGCTCAGGTCCTCGACTGCACGTGGGATGCAGAGGCTGTGAACACCTCCAGGGCCCTACCCACCACTTGCCACCTCAGAGAGCCGAAGGCACCCCTGAGACCCAGCTCATGGAACCCCCATGACCTGGGTTAGAGTCCCACATGCCACCAACTCTGGGGACTGGCTTTTTACTTCTTCCTAAAGTTCCccttccacccccctcccacccccctcccacccccttgccACTTCAGGGCTACACAACCCAAGCCAGGTCTGCAGGGTTTTCTGCTTTTCCAGGCCTTGGAGTCCTAGACTTCTTTCCCAGACCACAGCTGTTATCTTGCTTTTAATACCCTTCCAAACTTTCCTCGATGTCATCCCAGCCCCCAAGGGGGTCAGCGCTCTCCTATTTAGCCCTGCATTTCACATTTCCTGACACTATCCCTACCCTTaagccctcctcccctctgttgCTGGACTTCAtgcctgctccctgctctctctGGTCCTCACCCCCTTCAGCCCCTGGGCTCAGAGAGGACCGCTCTCAGCATTACACCCatgcccctccctctggcccaaCACTGCCACTCAGTCCCCAAGGgtgtctccccacctccaccttaGTCCCACCCCTCAGTATACCTCAGAGGTGTCTTCTGCCCCAGGCTTCCTGACCTTGACTTCTCTGCTCATCTTCCCAACACTCACCTCCACCCTCAATGGTTCTCTGATTTTACCTCAAGTCCTGGGTACCCCTTCCGACCCCTGTCATCTCCAGCATCAGAGACCTTAGATGTAATCTGAACCCCCAAATACCCTGACTCACTCTTGTCCTTGTTGACATGCCAAGTATCCTTGGAGTCCAGCGGGTCACTGTCACCGATTTCGTTCCGGGCCAACACCCGGAAGTAGTACTTCCTGCCAGGAAGCAGCCCCGTCACCGTGTACTTGTTGCTGAAGACGCGCTCTGCTGCGGTGAACCAGGTGGCGGTGCTGGCATCCCGCTTCAGGATGACGTAGTGGGCCTCCCCGTCCTCCTGCACGTCGGGGCTGTGGTTCCAGGTCAGGGTCACCGTGTTGGGAACCTCCTCAAACAGCTGTAGGTTTGTGGGAGGCCGGGGGAAATCTGAAACGGTCAGAGGGTCCCTCAGCCACCCTAGGGAGCTTCAAGGACtacgcccccaccccgcccaacCTGCCAAGGCTTTTGAGTCTTAAGTAGCTGATGGCTTGGAGTCAGAAATATTTGTTTCTGAAGTGTAGCTCTGTCATCTACTAGCCCCGTGAACTTGgcaaattacttatttttctgaGACTTAATCCCTCATTTGCAGAGTAGGGCTAACAATAACTATCAGAGAATTGTTAtaaagtgcctggcatatagtcaCTGTTCAGTAGAAGTTCATCCCTTCATCACTTGGGGGTTGAGGGCTTTATTTAAAGCTGCCAGCCCTTTGTAAGAGGTTGCCCAAATTTTTAATGGACTATCCtcttctgcccctcctgcctgtcaCCCATTCTCTACTTGGTTTTATTGGACCTACTCTGAACATGTCCTGAAGCTCACTAGATAAGACTGCAGGAACTGAAATGAGGGCTTGGTCCTAGTTCAATGCCCCTGGGGCTTCAGGACAGTGAGGAAAAGCTGAAACTACCCTCCCCATTAAGGCAAAGGCTGATGAAGTTTTACTTTGAGGCACCAAAGAAGCCTTCACTACCTTAAGGCATGACTTTATAGTGGTAGCACTCAAGCAGCAGTGGGAACTATATTTGGGGGAGTGTGCAGTGGTGCTCCCTGAGGCCTCTGCCCACTGGCATACCTGCCACTCGTACATGGATGTCATAGTGTGCCTCTCCAAACTCATTCTGGAGCAAGATGCGGTACACCCCCGAGTCAGAGCGCTTGGTGCTGTTGATGAGGAACTGGGAGTGGTTTTTGCCCTTGGTGATGGTTTCCCTGCCCTTGGTGGGGACACCATCTTTCTGCCAGATCACGTTGGGTGGCGGTGAGCCCTGATAGGGACAGGAAATGGCTTCAGGGGTCATGCAGGTGGTATTCGGGGACAGGCCCTTCCCCAGTGTTGAGGAGTCTCCTCCTGCCAGGCTCTAGTGTCAGGTGCCTGGCAAGGGGCAGAAGCAGAGACTGTGAGAGCTACGGTTGCCATCTTGGTTAAATGGTGGGCATTTGGGGCCAGGGGCAGGAATGACTCACAGAGAAGGCAGCATGGATGCAGAGAGCTGTCCCCGCACGAACCACCATGTGACTCTTCAGCCGGGCGCTGAGGTCAAACTTGGGTGCAGCTgagatggaggagagagaggctggggcaTGGACCTCTCTTTCCGGAAGACTCAGCCTTAAGCCTCCCCTCCAAAGcctttcccagcctctcctccttcATGGCCCTGTTGTAGGCCATACAGACATCTGACAGCCCTGAACCACTATGGCACATGGTTTTCCTCATCTGTCTTCCTCTAATTATATGGAAGATCCTTGAGGGCAGTTCCAGTGTCTTCCTTGTTTCTGTATCCCTCAAACCTCCTCTGGTACACAGTGGATACTGTTTGGTACATAATGACTTTGGGGCGGGGAAGGAGGCCCCTAAGGTTACCCCGGCTCTGTCCTGGCACAGTAAGTATGGGTGACTTCTTGATCACAGCATGGCCCAGTTTTCCCCTGTGGAATGCGGTCCCAGAGAGGAAGATTTGCAGGCTAGGATACAGGGGCCTGCAGCCCCGGCTCTCTGCATTCTCACCTGGTGGTGGCATGGCTCGGACCCCCTCGTCCAGCTCCACAGGCTCCCCGACCCCAGCCTCATTCACAGCCCGGATGCGGAAGAAGTATTTCTGCCTCTCAGTGAGGCCTCCCACTGTGTAGCAGGTGCCTGAGATGGGGATCTTCGTGCACTTGGACCACTCCTTGGTGTCTTCAGCCCGCATCTCCAGGATGTAACCGGAGGGCGGGTCGCCCTCTGCAGGCTCCCGCCAGGCCAGGGAGATGCTGGAGTTGGAGGAGTCAGACACGTGTAGGCCCTGCACCAGGCCGGGGGGCTCTGGGGTGAAAGACGCATCTGCTCAGCCCCCAAACTCTTCTCCACTCAACCCTATGCCAGTGCCTACACTCAACAGCCCTGAAACCTAACTTCATAGCTTCTACCGCCAACTCCCCCAGTACACACCCTCCCCTCAATACCTGGCCTTGCACACTCAACAATCTCCAAATGCAATTCTTTCATGGACCTAACACTTTCACTCTTGAAGTCGGTATCCTCAAAATTCAACTTATTCTACACATCCAACCCCCTACATTCAAAACCCCAACCTTTAACTCACCCATCTCCACCACAGCCATTCACCTGCAGTACGCCACCTCAACTCCTAAACTTAGTGCCCTCCCAACTGTCTACCAAGCACCCCTACTTCATCCACAACCGCACTTCTACTCCCTCACCCAATACCAGAAATACTCAGagtttaataaaaaaagttttttcccaACCTGACTCTTAACCTGGTTCTCGGTCTTTATTTGCTGGCTTTCTTTTGTGTCTGAATTCTGTTCCTCCTGTAGGCTGGCAGCTTCCAGAAAGTGAAGCCTCTTTGatatcccccccccaccccctgttaGACTTTCCCAGAGAAGAAATCCTCTCTCTCCACCGTGAATGGGGCTAACTCCACGATGTGTAGTGGCCTGGCAGCCCCACACTCACTGACAGGGTCTTTGGCCACCACTGAGTTGGATGGCATGCTGGGATGTCCGGGGCCTGCCTTGTTCACAGCTATAACTCGGAATTCATATTCCGTATCCTCCAGGAGACCATCCACGGTGCACTTGGTGCCTGAAATGGGAATCTGAAGGGTCACGAGGCTGGGAGGTCCACAGGGTAAGAGGGCATGAAAGAGGGGGTCATGGGATCCTCTTAAAATTCCAAATGAACTGGGGGAGGCAGTACGTTCAGAGCAGCAAGGGTACCAGGTCCATCCAGCCAAACCTCCCTTAGCTCCTCCTGGGCCTCTGTCCCAAGGAACTCACCCTGGATGGGATCCTTGTTGAATGGCACCCACAGGTTACTGCCTTTCTTCCTCCGTTCCACAATGTAGCCCAGCACTGGGGCTCCCCCGTCTTGGGTGGGGGCGTTCCATGTGATGGTCACGGACTCTTTGGTCACATCAGTCACTTGAGGCTGGGAGGCAAGGCCAGGGGGCTCTttgggggatggagagagggcaAAGGTTAGGAGAGAGGCATATGGACTACTGCCCAACCCCCTGCCGACCTTTGGCCCCctccttgaaaaacaaaacaaaaccttgaacCCATGATTCTTAATCTGGTTGCACAATAATATGAAGcgggaagttaaaaaaaaagaatataaaaaaatatggacaataaaatggcaataaatacgtatctgtcaacaattgaatctaaaaaacaaaataaacaaacaagcagaacagaaactgaCTCAAACCGAAATGATACAGAGAGCATttcaatggttgccagatgggaggtggaacagagaatgggtgaaaaaggtgaagggattaagaggcacacattggttgttacagaacagtcatgggcatgtaaagtacagcagagggaatacAGCCAATAACAGTCTAATGGCTATGAAGGgtgttgggtgggtgggagaTTTATCAGGAAGATCACTCACTAAGTTGTGTAATGTCTAGTCACTGGGATGTACAGCCAAGCCTAATATAATGATGTATGTcaaatgtaactgaaaataaaaaatatatttttaaaaacacatgattCTTAACTCTGCACATTAACAtgaagtgggaagaaaaaaagaaacaaaccaccACTGATAACTAATGTCTAGCTCCTACCTCTAAATACTTTAATTTAATTGGCCTGGGGTGGAGGCCAGgcaccagcattttaaaaaagccttCAGGTGATTCTAACGTGTGGCCAAGATTGAGCATCCCCGACCGGAACCTCCCAACCTGTGTCACCCCCAGTGTCCCAGCTCTTCAGGTACTGTCTTGATACATTGGGACATGGAGATCAGCTGGAAGAAGTGTGGTGAGTAATTAATTACTAATCATAACTGAGAAGTTGACGTTGTCAAGGATTCTCTCTGGAAAAAACTTAGCACGGATAAGGTATTCTCTAGCATGCAAAGTTATCTCTAAAGTGACATCCCTCTCACTCGGCGTCGGGGTGATTTCTGGAGCGAGAGACAGGCGGAGTCGGGCTCTGGGAACTGCGCGCAGTTTTGGGCATGCGCACAGAAGTGTGCCTTGCATGCGCTCTGACGGGGAAAAAGCTGAAAATTCCCACCCCCAGCGATGTTTGGCTCTCACTCTGGAGCCCATCTGTCTCGTGGGGTGGCTTGAGAAATGAACCCCTGGAATGCCCTGCAGATCAGCATTCATTCCTCCCTGGCTAAAGGGCCTCATCCTGACCCCTGAGCTCCCCACCGAGCACGGGGCCACCTCACTGACCGATGGGGTTTCCTGCAAACACTTCATCTGTCTCCAGGGGGTCGCTCACTCCTTCCGAATTGACGGCCAGGATACGGAACTGGTAGGCTTTTCCCTCTTCCACTTTGTTGGTGGAGAACTTGGTGACTTTGCCGTCCACTTCACCCACTTTGACCCAGGACTTCTTGCCGACGGCCCTCCGCTCCACGACGAAGTGAGTCACGGGCCGCCCACCGTTGTCCTTGGGCGCCTTCCACTTCATGTGCACACAGTCGCCCGACAGCTCCAGGAACTCCACGCGGCCCTGGGGAGGCTTGGGGCGGTCTGAGGACGGAGGACGGAATCAGGATGGGGCTTCGGAGCCCAGGGTCAGAGGTCCAGCCAGACTGGAACACAGCTAGATTCTGCACTTTCTGGATCCCTCACTCTTCCCTGTATCCACTGCCTCTCCTTCTAAGACATATCCAGAGTTCGATCCTTGTTCCCTGAGACTCCTGCCTGCCTAGGAGTGGGTGGACTAAAGACCTGAGGGGCCTTGGCAGATCCCCCTTCATCCCCTTCCAGACAAGATCGACCCTTGTCCGAGTTTCCAGAACATCAGTGTTCTCTGGCATTACAGTCTGCCTTCTTTCATAAGTATCTGTCTACCAGCTTCTGTTCCTTTGGGGCTGAGGGGTTGATGGGGATACTTCACCTCTGTGTCCTCAGGACTGAGAACACAGAGGAGGTGCTAAGTCTTGCTGCTAAACTGAACTGAAACCCAAACCTGCCACAGCTGGGTGGAGACGCAGGAGGGGGAGGTGGTGACGGTGTGTGTGCGCTGCGTGTGGAATGTgagttcactgaggccagcttcCCACCTCTTTCCTTATTCTTATGCTCAGTCCCATCTCAAATCCCATTCCCACCCTTATTCCACCTTTTTCTCCAACCTCATTTTATCCTCAACCCTGtgccccttcccctcactctattTCCCCTCCAACCCCAGTGCTCTTCCCAACCAACCTCACTTCCATCCCTAAAATCTCACCTCTCTTCTACCTCATTGCCACTGTATGTCCAATCACACCCTCCTCTCCAAGTCAATAACAGTACTTAAGTAACATTTGAAGGCCTATTATGTACTATGCACTCTGCTATGTGCTTTATTCACTTGAAatagatactaaaaaaaaaaaaaagaaaagaaaagaaaatcaccctCTTCCACAAGAGAAACTGAAGCTTAGGAAGGTTAATTGATTTGCCCAGGGCTACCCAGTTAGCAAGTGGGGCTTCTGGCCACAAAGCTAGCATTCCAATCCCTTTTTCGACCCGAACTCCAACTCTGTCTCCGGTCTGCCTCCTACCCTGGGCACCGAGCAGTGGGtgccctcagcccagcccagcccagccagggccctgccctcacccAGCACGTTGAGGTGCACGGTGGCTGTGGCTGAGCCATGGTCGTTCTTGAGCTTGAGCAGGATAAGGCCGCTGTCCTCCCGCACACAGTTGGAAATGGTGAGCAGAGCCTGGTCGTCCTTGCGCTCCATGGACACGCGCTCCTCCTCTGTCACCTCCATACCGTCCTTGTACCAAGTCACTTTGGGAAGTGGCTTTGCCCGGAAGGGCACCTTGATGTGCGCAGTGTGACCCACCTTCACAGTCACGGGGTGTGCGGCCAGGGCCTCCAGGACCGAGGGGTCGATGGTAGGAGGGTCTGCAGGGAGGGGCAGTAGGGAAGGCTGGCCCAGTAGGGATAGGGGAGGTGTCGAGGGGTGGACAAGGAGCTAGGAGCATGTGGGCAAGGCAGGTGTGGTTGGGGCTCATGGACAGTGGTGGCAACCTTACCTGCAATGAAGACCGAGGCTTCGCTCTCTGCACCCTTGGCCCGGAATGTGTACTTGCCCTCGTGCTCAGGGCCCATATTGGGGAAGATGAGCTTATGCACCGCACCCTGCTTCACGATCTGCACGCCTGGCAAGTCTGTGATCTGGGGGGGCGAGGGGTGGGCATGAGTGTGAGTGTATGCCCGCTGAACCCCTCCCTCCTTAGGCCCCTTCCCTAGCCCCTGCTCCAACCTCCTTGCCGTCCTTCAGCCACACACCCTCCACCTTCTCGTCGTTCAGCACTACGCACAGCTCAGCAGGGGTGCCGGTGGGCGCGTGCACGTCAGACATCCCGCTCTTCACTGTGGCCAGAcgctctggggagagagggggcaggggcttTGGGAAGGGGCCGGTGTGTTGCATCTGTCAAAATCAGTTATGATGAGCAGGAGGTTTGGAAATGGCCAAGGGGCGACTGGGGAATGGTCAGTGTGGGGACGGAAGCAAGTAGGTGAAGGGTTCAGGGAAAGGCTGCGGCACTGGGAACTGGTGACCAGGAAGACTGGGAGATGGCTAACGGGAGGTGGGTGGGTAGCTGATTATCACGGAATGGCCAGCGGGCACTTAGGGTGCTTGGTCAAAGAAGGGGACTAGATGGTGGGGATACAGGTGGTTAGTGGAGTCGGGATGTTGAACTGTGGTTTTGCTGGTCTGTGGGATGCCCAGGGTTATTGGGAATTGCAGGTGGGAAGGGTCAGCGGGGAATGGTCAGGGCTAGCAAATAGGGGCTGCTCGGGGTAAGGGGTGAGGAATGATCATGGTTGTGGGGGACAGCCAGAGGCTGGAGGTCAAGGATGAAAGAAGTCAAGGGATTTTGCATAGAGTTTTATGAGAGATGGGgagacagtgattttcaacctttttcatctcatggcacacacaaactcaTGACTAAAATTTGGCAGCCcaccaaaacatattttttgatgatatgacaaaagaaaacaggtgtaattttgattcattcacattgggtgactattgttgtgttggctgttgtcattttggtatttgacagtctaagggaaaagaggtcagtgcccctgactaaatagtcagggaGTTcgtgctttaaaaattcttgtggcacactggttgaaaatcactggtcttgGAGGTAGAGATGTTCAGGGCCTGCGAGGTCGAGACGGTCAGAATTTGGGAGATTGGGGTGGTCAGAGTGGGGAGGCAGAAATCGATCACGGTCTGGGGGAGGGTCGGAGTCAGTAGGGGTGCAGAACAGGGAACTGTTCGGGTCGGGGGCTCCGTCGGTGGGGACTGACAGGGTGGGTGTGTACCCTCCACGGTGACCGTGGCAGTACTGTAGTATTCCGTGGGGTCCCCGTCCTGCATGGCCACCACAGTGTACTCGCCACCGTCACTGAGCTGTGCATCCTCGATGATCAGCTCTGCCCGCTTGCCCTCGTGGTTCATGCTGTACTTGGTGCC is a genomic window of Phyllostomus discolor isolate MPI-MPIP mPhyDis1 chromosome 6, mPhyDis1.pri.v3, whole genome shotgun sequence containing:
- the IGSF22 gene encoding immunoglobulin superfamily member 22 isoform X1, giving the protein MTTIHHSKQMMQEHVSMEFSSSTTHVQTFSQTTKVVGAASEEVVTRKSSSTVEFFSLVTRSSNIPEGESVPEFVEKPRPVTAPEGDKAVFRAQVQGNPKPNISWKRESGIPIKESAKMFYDGINKEHVLKLEPLTTDDSDNYKCIASNEHADAIYTVSLLVTEGQDKLDFKKMLKKRAPPAPKKKQKKVTDEKEMLEILSKVPKKDFEKVCMEYGFTDFRGLLKKLKGMKKVEVEAIRILKPLEDIETKIDTTVTFDCIMELKDPNIKMTWVKGTEPLRIQYSLGKYDVKQVGTKYMLVITNVTMNDAGIYTLNVGDKRMAAELKVLDEPLKFLGEMKPVKVTERQTAVFEIRLSKKVPNFVWKFNGKELKRDDKYEITVSEDGLTHTLKIKDARLSDSGEFSVEAGDLVQKAQLTIDRIPIKFVSTLKNVRVKERSRACLECELTSKDVTLRWKKDGQLLARGTKYSMNHEGKRAELIIEDAQLSDGGEYTVVAMQDGDPTEYYSTATVTVEERLATVKSGMSDVHAPTGTPAELCVVLNDEKVEGVWLKDGKEITDLPGVQIVKQGAVHKLIFPNMGPEHEGKYTFRAKGAESEASVFIADPPTIDPSVLEALAAHPVTVKVGHTAHIKVPFRAKPLPKVTWYKDGMEVTEEERVSMERKDDQALLTISNCVREDSGLILLKLKNDHGSATATVHLNVLDRPKPPQGRVEFLELSGDCVHMKWKAPKDNGGRPVTHFVVERRAVGKKSWVKVGEVDGKVTKFSTNKVEEGKAYQFRILAVNSEGVSDPLETDEVFAGNPIEPPGLASQPQVTDVTKESVTITWNAPTQDGGAPVLGYIVERRKKGSNLWVPFNKDPIQGTKCTVDGLLEDTEYEFRVIAVNKAGPGHPSMPSNSVVAKDPVKPPGLVQGLHVSDSSNSSISLAWREPAEGDPPSGYILEMRAEDTKEWSKCTKIPISGTCYTVGGLTERQKYFFRIRAVNEAGVGEPVELDEGVRAMPPPAAPKFDLSARLKSHMVVRAGTALCIHAAFSGSPPPNVIWQKDGVPTKGRETITKGKNHSQFLINSTKRSDSGVYRILLQNEFGEAHYDIHVRVADFPRPPTNLQLFEEVPNTVTLTWNHSPDVQEDGEAHYVILKRDASTATWFTAAERVFSNKYTVTGLLPGRKYYFRVLARNEIGDSDPLDSKDTWHVNKDKIEDLSAKLKPYQEKDWRHAPRFLTPLKPHTVLRGQDCTMTCAFLGNPRPTVTLYKGDVNITANSKFWYNSTSGVCTIVIPTCTLKDSGEYSVLVENELGKDRSSCTLTVYGESAVDPGGGWGWEAGCFPAGAEAQNGSLVGC
- the IGSF22 gene encoding immunoglobulin superfamily member 22 isoform X2, yielding MTTIHHSKQMMQEHVSMEFSSSTTHVQTFSQTTKVVGAASEEVVTRKSSSTVEFFSLVTRSSNIPEGESVPEFVEKPRPVTAPEGDKAVFRAQVQGNPKPNISWKRESGIPIKESAKMFYDGINKEHVLKLEPLTTDDSDNYKCIASNEHADAIYTVSLLVTEGQDKLDFKKMLKKRAPPAPKKKQKKVTDEKEMLEILSKVPKKDFEKVCMEYGFTDFRGLLKKLKGMKKVEVEAIRILKPLEDIETKIDTTVTFDCIMELKDPNIKMTWVKGTEPLRIQYSLGKYDVKQVGTKYMLVITNVTMNDAGIYTLNVGDKRMAAELKVLDEPLKFLGEMKPVKVTERQTAVFEIRLSKKVPNFVWKFNGKELKRDDKYEITVSEDGLTHTLKIKDARLSDSGEFSVEAGDLVQKAQLTIDRIPIKFVSTLKNVRVKERSRACLECELTSKDVTLRWKKDGQLLARGTKYSMNHEGKRAELIIEDAQLSDGGEYTVVAMQDGDPTEYYSTATVTVEERLATVKSGMSDVHAPTGTPAELCVVLNDEKVEGVWLKDGKEITDLPGVQIVKQGAVHKLIFPNMGPEHEGKYTFRAKGAESEASVFIADPPTIDPSVLEALAAHPVTVKVGHTAHIKVPFRAKPLPKVTWYKDGMEVTEEERVSMERKDDQALLTISNCVREDSGLILLKLKNDHGSATATVHLNVLDRPKPPQGRVEFLELSGDCVHMKWKAPKDNGGRPVTHFVVERRAVGKKSWVKVGEVDGKVTKFSTNKVEEGKAYQFRILAVNSEGVSDPLETDEVFAGNPIEPPGLASQPQVTDVTKESVTITWNAPTQDGGAPVLGYIVERRKKGSNLWVPFNKDPIQGTKCTVDGLLEDTEYEFRVIAVNKAGPGHPSMPSNSVVAKDPVKPPGLVQGLHVSDSSNSSISLAWREPAEGDPPSGYILEMRAEDTKEWSKCTKIPISGTCYTVGGLTERQKYFFRIRAVNEAGVGEPVELDEGVRAMPPPAAPKFDLSARLKSHMVVRAGTALCIHAAFSGSPPPNVIWQKDGVPTKGRETITKGKNHSQFLINSTKRSDSGVYRILLQNEFGEAHYDIHVRVADFPRPPTNLQLFEEVPNTVTLTWNHSPDVQEDGEAHYVILKRDASTATWFTAAERVFSNKYTVTGLLPGRKYYFRVLARNEIGDSDPLDSKDTWHVNKDKIEDLSAKLKPYQEKDWRHAPRFLTPLKPHTVLRGQDCTMTCAFLGNPRPTVTLYKGDVNITANSKFWYNSTSGVCTIVIPTCTLKDSGEYSVLVENELGKDRSSCTLTVYDKDDKSILASVTESLQKKSKHLM